One Takifugu rubripes chromosome 19, fTakRub1.2, whole genome shotgun sequence genomic window carries:
- the LOC101064935 gene encoding ras-related protein Rap-1A, with the protein MREYKLVVLGSGGVGKSALTVQFVQGIFVEKYDPTIEDSYRKQVEVDGQQCMLEILDTAGTEQFTAMRDLYMKNGQGFALVYSITAQSTFNDLQDLREQILRVKDTEDVPMILVGNKCDLEDERVVGKEQGQNLARQWNHCAFLESSAKSKINVLDIFYDLVRQINRKTPVEKKKAKKKSNCVLL; encoded by the exons ATGCGTGAATACAAGCTAGTGGTGTTGGGATCTGGAGGTGTGGGCAAGTCGGCTCTG acAGTTCAGTTCGTACAAGGAATCTTCGTGGAAAAGTACGACCCCACAATAGAAGACTCGTACAGAAAG CAAGTGGAGGTCGACGGGCAGCAATGCATGCTTGAAATACTCGACACGGCAGGCACA GAGCAGTTCACAGCCATGAGGGACCTGTACATGAAAAATGGCCAAGGCTTCGCTCTGGTCTACTCCATCACAGCACAGTCCACCTTCAAtgacctccaggacctgagAGAACAGATTCTTCGAGTAAAAGACACAGAGGAC GTACCGATGATCCTGGTGGGAAACAAGTGTGACTTGGAGGACGAGCGCGTCGTGGGGAAGGAGCAGGGCCAGAATCTGGCCAGACAGTGGAACCACTGTGCCTTTTTAGAGTCCTCTGCTAAGTCAAAGATCAACGTTCTCGAT ATCTTCTATGACCTGGTCAGACAGATAAATAGGAAAACGCCAGTGGAAAAGAAGAaggcaaaaaagaaatccaactGTGTCCTGCTTTAA